The Bacillus sp. Y1 genome includes the window GGGTCATAAAATGCAATGGTATATGAAAGTTTTAAAGAATTACGTTGGGTTTCAAGGGAGAGCTAGGAGAAAAGAGTACTGGATGTTTTTCCTTTTTAATTTTCTCTTTACCATTTTGTTTTCAATTATTGAAATGATGCTCGGTCTTGGAGGAATTCTATCCGGGATTTACGGATTAGCTGTTTTGTTACCTTCAATAGCTGTTAGTGTGCGCCGCCTGCATGATATAGGAAGGACAGGGTGGTGGATGCTGCTCTCTTTTATCCCTGTAATCGGATTAATTGTACTTTTAGTGTTTGCAGTGCTTGACAGCCAGCCGGGTGAAAATAAATATGGACCAAATCCAAAGGGCCAATGACAAAATAACCACCTATAATAATAGGTGGTTACTTTTTATTTAAATTTCAATAATTACCGGCAAAATCATCGGTTTTCTCTTTGTTTGAGTAAATAAGTAATGACCAACTGATTTTTTGATACTTTGTTTCATAACATTCCACTGTCGAACGTTTTCTGCTTGTAAATCATTAACCGTCTTTTTGGTCAAACGATTGATTTCTCTAATTAAATCTTCGGAATCCTTGACATATACAAAACCTCTAGTGATTGTGTCAGGACCTTGGATGATTTTTCGATCCGCTTTACTTAGGGTAATGACAATAACGACCATTCCATCTTCAGACAATTGTCTTCGATCTCTTAGGACAATTTCTCCTACATCACCCACACTGACTCCATCGACATATGTGTCCCCGTTAGGGATGCTACGAGTCTGAACAGCAATTCCATTCTCTACATCAACAACATCACCATTTTTA containing:
- a CDS encoding DUF805 domain-containing protein, with amino-acid sequence MQWYMKVLKNYVGFQGRARRKEYWMFFLFNFLFTILFSIIEMMLGLGGILSGIYGLAVLLPSIAVSVRRLHDIGRTGWWMLLSFIPVIGLIVLLVFAVLDSQPGENKYGPNPKGQ